In Burkholderia sp. WP9, a genomic segment contains:
- a CDS encoding phosphoribosylaminoimidazolesuccinocarboxamide synthase — translation MSTLYESTLRSLPLLGRGKVRDNYAVGNDQLLIVTTDRLSAFDVIMGEPIPNKGRVLNEMANFWFEKLKHVVPNHLTGVAPESVVAADEVEQVKGRAVVVKRLEPILVEAVVRGYLAGSGWKDYQATGSVCGVELPPGLQNAQKLPEPIFTPAAKAEMGHHDENITYDEMERRIGTELSATIRDISIKLYKEAADYAATRGIIIADTKFEFGLDNHGKLYLMDEALTADSSRFWPADQYQVGTNPPSFDKQFVRDWLETQPWKKEPPAPKLPDEVVTKTGEKYQEALERLTGHKLA, via the coding sequence ATGTCTACCCTCTACGAATCCACGCTCCGCTCGCTGCCGTTGCTCGGCCGCGGTAAAGTCCGCGACAACTATGCGGTGGGCAACGACCAGTTGCTGATCGTCACGACCGACCGTCTGTCGGCGTTCGACGTCATCATGGGCGAGCCGATTCCGAATAAGGGCCGCGTGCTCAACGAAATGGCGAACTTCTGGTTCGAAAAACTCAAGCACGTGGTGCCGAACCACCTCACGGGCGTCGCGCCCGAATCCGTGGTGGCGGCAGACGAAGTCGAGCAGGTCAAGGGCCGCGCGGTGGTGGTGAAGCGCCTCGAGCCGATCCTCGTCGAAGCCGTGGTGCGCGGCTATCTGGCCGGCAGCGGCTGGAAAGACTACCAGGCAACCGGTTCGGTGTGCGGCGTCGAACTGCCGCCGGGTCTGCAGAACGCGCAGAAGCTGCCCGAGCCGATTTTCACGCCGGCGGCCAAGGCCGAAATGGGCCACCACGACGAAAACATCACATACGACGAGATGGAGCGCCGCATCGGCACCGAACTGTCGGCCACGATCCGCGACATCTCGATCAAGCTGTACAAGGAAGCCGCTGATTACGCGGCCACGCGCGGCATCATCATCGCGGATACGAAGTTCGAGTTCGGTCTGGACAACCACGGCAAGCTATACCTGATGGACGAGGCGCTGACCGCGGATTCGTCGCGTTTCTGGCCGGCGGACCAGTACCAGGTCGGCACCAACCCGCCGTCGTTCGACAAGCAGTTCGTGCGCGACTGGCTCGAAACCCAGCCGTGGAAGAAAGAGCCGCCGGCACCCAAGCTGCCGGACGAGGTGGTCACGAAGACGGGCGAGAAGTATCAGGAAGCGCTCGAGCGCCTGACCGGACATAAGCTCGCCTGA
- the fba gene encoding class II fructose-bisphosphate aldolase (catalyzes the reversible aldol condensation of dihydroxyacetonephosphate and glyceraldehyde 3-phosphate in the Calvin cycle, glycolysis, and/or gluconeogenesis), which yields MPLVSMRQLLDHAAENGYGLPAFNVNNLEQVQAIMAAADKVNAPVIMQASAGARKYAGEAFLRHLIEAAVESYPHIPVVMHQDHGQSPAVCMAAIRSGFTSVMMDGSLEADGKTVASYEYNVEVSRKVVEAAHSIGITVEAELGVLGSLETMKGDKEDGHGAEGTMTREQLLTDPEQAADFVKLTQCDALAIAIGTSHGAYKFSKKPTGDILSIQRIKEIHQRIPNTHLVMHGSSSVPQELLAEIREFGGDMKETYGVPVEEIQEGIKNGVRKVNIDTDLRLAITGAIRRYMATNPGKFDPRDYLKPAREAAMKICIERYTQFGCEGQAGKIKPVTLDKIAEKYKSGELAQVVR from the coding sequence ATGCCTCTCGTATCAATGCGTCAACTGCTGGACCATGCCGCTGAAAATGGCTACGGCCTGCCGGCATTCAACGTGAACAACCTGGAGCAGGTGCAGGCGATCATGGCAGCGGCCGACAAGGTCAACGCACCGGTCATCATGCAGGCATCGGCCGGCGCGCGTAAGTACGCGGGCGAGGCGTTCCTGCGCCACCTGATCGAAGCCGCGGTCGAGTCGTATCCGCATATTCCGGTCGTGATGCACCAGGACCACGGCCAGTCGCCGGCGGTCTGCATGGCCGCAATCCGCAGCGGCTTCACCAGCGTGATGATGGACGGTTCGCTCGAAGCCGACGGCAAGACGGTCGCATCGTACGAGTACAACGTCGAGGTGTCGCGCAAGGTCGTGGAAGCGGCGCATTCGATCGGTATCACGGTGGAAGCGGAACTGGGCGTGCTCGGTTCGCTGGAAACCATGAAGGGCGACAAGGAAGACGGCCACGGCGCGGAAGGCACGATGACGCGCGAGCAACTGTTGACCGATCCGGAGCAGGCAGCCGACTTCGTCAAGCTGACCCAGTGCGACGCGCTGGCCATCGCGATCGGTACGTCGCACGGCGCGTACAAGTTCAGCAAGAAGCCCACGGGCGACATTCTGTCGATCCAGCGCATCAAGGAGATCCACCAGCGCATTCCGAACACGCACCTGGTCATGCACGGTTCGTCGTCGGTGCCGCAGGAATTGCTGGCTGAAATCCGCGAATTCGGCGGCGACATGAAGGAAACCTACGGCGTGCCGGTCGAGGAAATCCAGGAAGGCATCAAGAACGGCGTGCGCAAGGTCAATATCGACACCGACCTGCGTCTGGCGATCACCGGCGCGATCCGCCGCTACATGGCGACCAACCCGGGCAAGTTCGATCCGCGCGACTACCTGAAGCCGGCGCGCGAAGCGGCGATGAAGATCTGTATCGAGCGCTACACGCAATTCGGCTGCGAAGGCCAGGCCGGCAAGATCAAGCCGGTCACGCTTGATAAAATCGCGGAGAAGTACAAATCGGGCGAGCTCGCGCAAGTCGTCCGCTAA
- the purE gene encoding 5-(carboxyamino)imidazole ribonucleotide mutase: MSEAQTAHTHGAPVVGVLMGSSSDWEVMKNAVAILQEFGVPYEAKVVSAHRMPDEMFAYAESARERGIRAIIAGAGGAAHLPGMLAAKTTVPVLGVPVASKYLKGVDSLHSIVQMPKGVPVATFAIGEAGAANAALFAVSLLSGTSNEYAEKLAAFRVRQNEAAHAMVLPAL, from the coding sequence ATGAGTGAAGCTCAAACCGCCCACACGCATGGCGCGCCGGTCGTCGGCGTGCTGATGGGCTCCAGTTCCGACTGGGAAGTCATGAAAAACGCCGTGGCCATTCTGCAGGAATTCGGCGTGCCCTACGAAGCCAAGGTCGTGTCCGCGCACCGCATGCCCGACGAAATGTTCGCCTATGCTGAAAGCGCGCGTGAGCGCGGCATTCGCGCGATCATCGCCGGCGCCGGCGGTGCGGCGCACCTGCCGGGCATGCTGGCCGCCAAGACCACGGTGCCGGTGCTCGGCGTGCCGGTGGCGAGCAAGTACCTGAAGGGCGTCGATTCGCTGCATTCGATCGTACAGATGCCTAAGGGCGTGCCGGTCGCCACGTTTGCGATTGGTGAAGCCGGCGCGGCGAACGCGGCGCTGTTCGCCGTGTCGCTCCTGAGCGGCACGAGCAACGAGTATGCGGAAAAGCTGGCTGCATTCCGCGTGCGCCAGAATGAAGCGGCCCACGCCATGGTGCTGCCGGCGCTGTAA
- a CDS encoding SGNH/GDSL hydrolase family protein, which produces MKQTASRKQHWLRVTQIAIASTAFALLAACGGGSDNNNASSTPAGGVKLQVVSFGDSLSDVGTYAPVIQGSFGGGRFTTNPGEVWTQKVAEYYGDTLKPAYLGGFGQPLVAAGGYGYAQGGSDVVNAQGQGWAPNNMAATTVPVVTQVANYLGAHTSFNANQLVLINGGANDIFQFAGTTTNLTALGAALQTQYPQLVQAGKLPNSQAGQVAFIVGYLQQLPNPQIAQAATQLAAQVQTIVNSGATHVVVSTVPDIGNTPLGVSANASTPGTAALLSGITAAYNYLLVQNLTARGLVGTGKVIVADAFTWLDQQLPNYQALGFTVSNTGTACNLASMQSNATAYATANPSATNGLTPAQYGAQFGSSLFCSPQTYTVAGADQTYMFADTVHPSTHLHALFAQYVQQQIAATGLGK; this is translated from the coding sequence ATGAAGCAAACAGCATCGCGGAAACAACATTGGCTGCGCGTGACGCAGATCGCCATTGCCAGCACGGCGTTCGCCCTGCTCGCGGCTTGCGGCGGGGGTAGCGACAACAACAATGCGAGCAGCACGCCTGCGGGCGGCGTCAAGTTGCAGGTCGTGTCGTTCGGCGACAGCCTCTCGGACGTCGGCACGTACGCACCGGTGATTCAGGGGAGCTTCGGCGGCGGCCGCTTCACGACGAACCCGGGTGAAGTGTGGACCCAGAAGGTCGCGGAATACTACGGCGACACGTTGAAGCCGGCGTACCTCGGCGGCTTTGGCCAGCCGCTGGTCGCAGCGGGCGGCTACGGTTACGCGCAGGGCGGCTCGGACGTCGTGAACGCGCAAGGTCAAGGCTGGGCGCCCAACAACATGGCCGCGACGACCGTGCCGGTCGTGACGCAGGTGGCTAACTACCTGGGTGCGCATACGAGCTTCAATGCGAACCAGCTCGTGCTGATCAACGGCGGCGCGAACGACATCTTCCAGTTCGCGGGGACCACCACCAATCTGACAGCACTCGGCGCCGCGCTCCAGACGCAATACCCGCAACTCGTGCAGGCCGGCAAACTGCCGAACTCGCAGGCGGGCCAGGTCGCGTTTATCGTCGGCTACCTGCAGCAGTTGCCCAACCCGCAGATCGCGCAGGCCGCCACCCAGCTCGCGGCGCAAGTGCAGACCATCGTCAACTCGGGCGCAACCCACGTGGTGGTGTCGACGGTGCCGGACATCGGCAATACGCCGCTCGGCGTGTCGGCCAACGCGTCCACGCCTGGCACGGCTGCGCTGCTGTCCGGGATTACCGCGGCGTATAACTACCTGCTGGTGCAGAACCTGACGGCCCGCGGCCTGGTGGGTACGGGCAAGGTCATCGTGGCCGACGCCTTCACGTGGCTGGATCAGCAGTTGCCGAACTACCAGGCGCTGGGCTTCACGGTGTCCAACACCGGCACGGCGTGTAACCTGGCGTCGATGCAGAGCAACGCAACCGCTTACGCCACGGCGAATCCGAGCGCAACGAACGGACTGACCCCGGCCCAGTACGGCGCACAGTTTGGCTCGTCGCTGTTCTGCTCGCCGCAAACTTACACGGTGGCTGGCGCTGACCAGACTTACATGTTCGCGGACACGGTTCACCCGAGCACGCACCTGCACGCGTTGTTCGCGCAGTACGTGCAGCAGCAGATCGCGGCAACGGGGTTGGGCAAGTAA
- a CDS encoding 5-(carboxyamino)imidazole ribonucleotide synthase, producing the protein MNPDNTPVSPILPGAWLGMVGGGQLGRMFCFAAQAMGYRVAVLDPDENSPAGAVADRHLRAAYTDEASLTELARLCAAVSTEFENVPAASLDFLARTTFVSPAGRCVAVAQDRIAEKRFIASSGVTVAPHVVIESSDALAALDDARLEAVLPGILKTARLGYDGKGQIRVRNAEEVREAHASLAGVPCVLEKRLPLKFEVSALIARAASGASVVYPLAQNTHRDGVLSHTIVPAPDASPTLVQQAQQAALQIADKLGYVGVLCVEFFILEDGSLVANEMAPRPHNSGHYTVDACATSQFEQQVRAMTGMPLGDTRQHSPAVMLNILGDVWFPDGPKRPAVTPPWQEVAAMPAARLHLYGKEEARCGRKMGHVNFTAATLEEARTAARDCARLLHIITG; encoded by the coding sequence ATGAACCCAGACAACACACCGGTTTCACCGATTCTGCCCGGCGCATGGCTTGGCATGGTCGGTGGCGGCCAGCTCGGCCGCATGTTCTGTTTTGCCGCTCAGGCCATGGGCTATCGCGTCGCCGTGCTCGATCCGGACGAAAACAGTCCGGCGGGCGCCGTCGCCGATCGCCATCTGCGCGCGGCATACACCGACGAAGCATCGCTGACCGAACTCGCGCGACTGTGCGCCGCAGTGTCCACCGAGTTCGAGAACGTGCCGGCCGCGAGCCTCGATTTCCTCGCGCGGACCACCTTCGTGAGTCCGGCCGGCCGCTGCGTCGCCGTGGCCCAGGACCGCATTGCCGAGAAGCGCTTCATCGCCTCATCGGGCGTGACGGTCGCGCCGCACGTGGTGATCGAATCGTCGGACGCGCTGGCCGCACTCGACGACGCCAGACTCGAAGCCGTGCTGCCGGGTATTCTCAAGACCGCGCGCCTCGGCTACGACGGCAAAGGGCAGATTCGCGTGCGCAACGCCGAGGAAGTGCGCGAAGCGCATGCTTCGCTCGCCGGCGTGCCCTGCGTGCTGGAAAAGCGCTTGCCGTTGAAGTTCGAAGTGTCCGCGCTGATCGCGCGGGCGGCGAGCGGCGCCTCGGTGGTCTATCCACTTGCGCAGAACACGCATCGCGACGGCGTGCTGTCGCACACCATCGTCCCGGCGCCGGACGCGAGCCCGACACTGGTCCAGCAAGCGCAACAGGCCGCGCTGCAAATCGCCGACAAGCTCGGCTACGTGGGCGTGCTGTGCGTCGAGTTTTTCATCCTCGAAGACGGTTCGCTGGTCGCCAATGAAATGGCGCCGCGTCCGCACAACTCCGGCCATTACACCGTCGACGCCTGCGCGACCAGCCAGTTCGAGCAGCAGGTGCGCGCCATGACCGGTATGCCGCTTGGCGACACGCGCCAGCACTCGCCCGCCGTAATGCTGAACATTCTCGGCGACGTGTGGTTTCCGGACGGCCCGAAGCGCCCGGCCGTCACGCCGCCGTGGCAGGAAGTCGCCGCGATGCCGGCCGCGCGTTTGCATCTGTACGGCAAGGAGGAGGCGCGTTGTGGCCGGAAGATGGGCCACGTGAACTTCACGGCCGCTACGCTCGAAGAAGCTCGCACGGCTGCGCGCGATTGCGCGCGTCTCCTGCACATCATCACGGGCTGA
- a CDS encoding sterol desaturase family protein, whose protein sequence is MQFDAELLLLAMAPVFLACIGWEAWHLLRTRPGAQLYSWRDTLCNTALALMHQGADKLAWLAVIPVYAFFYDHYRIYTWQASWVSFVVLFVAQDLLYYVFHRCSHRVRWLWAAHVVHHSSERMNFSTAFRQSLMYPIAGMWLFWTPLAVLGFPPKQIVAIVLINLGFQFFVHTQAIGKLGWLEYVFNTPSIHRVHHARNDRYIDRNYAGVLVIWDRLFGSYVEEDERDAPVYGIVEPLHTYNPLKATFHEWASMGADFASVRGWRNKLRALFAPPSWATDYHARRAAGSSASHADSSGNSSEAIRVNQDHTAAFQTPRRP, encoded by the coding sequence ATGCAATTCGATGCCGAATTGCTGCTGCTCGCCATGGCGCCAGTCTTTCTCGCATGCATCGGCTGGGAGGCGTGGCACCTGTTGCGCACGCGTCCGGGCGCGCAACTCTATAGCTGGCGCGACACGCTCTGCAACACGGCGCTCGCGCTGATGCACCAGGGCGCCGACAAGCTCGCGTGGCTCGCCGTCATTCCCGTCTACGCGTTCTTCTACGATCACTACCGCATCTACACGTGGCAGGCGAGTTGGGTCTCGTTCGTTGTGCTGTTCGTCGCTCAGGATCTGCTCTACTACGTGTTCCATCGCTGCAGCCATCGCGTGCGCTGGCTATGGGCCGCGCATGTCGTGCATCACTCGTCGGAGCGCATGAATTTTTCGACCGCGTTCCGCCAGAGCCTGATGTATCCGATCGCGGGCATGTGGCTGTTCTGGACACCGCTTGCCGTGCTCGGCTTTCCGCCGAAGCAGATCGTCGCGATCGTGCTGATCAACTTGGGCTTTCAGTTTTTCGTGCATACGCAGGCCATCGGCAAACTCGGCTGGCTCGAATACGTGTTCAACACGCCGTCGATCCATCGCGTGCACCACGCGCGCAACGACCGCTATATCGACCGCAACTATGCCGGCGTGCTGGTGATCTGGGATCGCCTGTTCGGCAGCTATGTCGAGGAAGACGAGCGCGATGCGCCGGTCTACGGCATCGTCGAGCCCCTTCACACGTATAACCCGCTGAAGGCGACGTTTCACGAATGGGCGTCGATGGGCGCCGACTTCGCGAGCGTGCGCGGCTGGCGCAACAAGCTGCGCGCACTGTTTGCGCCGCCCTCGTGGGCGACGGATTATCACGCGCGGCGCGCCGCCGGTTCATCGGCGTCGCACGCGGATTCAAGCGGAAATTCGAGCGAAGCGATTCGCGTGAATCAAGACCATACGGCCGCGTTTCAAACCCCGCGCAGGCCGTAG
- the pyk gene encoding pyruvate kinase, which produces MHRATKIVATIGPASNTPEILLQMIQAGLDVVRLNFSHGTADDHRQRAEFVREAARQAGREVAIMADLQGPKIRVGKFENGKIMLVAGEPFVLDADCELGNEQRAGLDYKDLPRDLKPGDVLLLNDGLIVLDVSRVIGNEIHTVVKIGGELSNNKGINRQGGGLSAPALTAKDMEDIRTAMSLSVDYVAVSFPKNATDMEMARQLANIAGAPFGIKPKMIAKIERAEAIPALQGILDASDGIMVARGDLAVEVGNAAVPALQKRMIRMARESNKFVITATQMMESMIHAPVPTRAEVSDVANAVLDGTDAVMLSAESAAGKYPVQTIETMAAICIEAEKSEQSELDKDFLDRTFTRIDQSIAMGALFTAFHLGAKAIVALTESGSTALWMSRHSTHVPIFALTPRVGSERAMALYRNVTSLHLDTNTDRDTALQQALETVVSKGYASRGDMVVLTVGEPMGQAGGTNTLKIVRVGEPY; this is translated from the coding sequence ATGCATCGCGCCACCAAGATTGTCGCTACCATCGGACCGGCTTCCAATACGCCGGAAATCCTGCTGCAAATGATTCAGGCAGGGTTGGACGTGGTGCGGCTCAATTTCTCGCACGGCACCGCCGACGACCACCGCCAGCGCGCCGAATTCGTGCGCGAGGCGGCCCGCCAGGCCGGCCGCGAAGTCGCCATCATGGCGGACCTGCAAGGCCCGAAGATCCGGGTCGGCAAATTTGAAAACGGCAAGATCATGCTGGTCGCCGGCGAGCCGTTCGTGCTCGACGCGGACTGCGAACTCGGCAACGAGCAACGCGCCGGTCTCGACTACAAGGACCTGCCGCGCGACCTGAAACCGGGCGACGTGCTGTTGCTCAACGACGGCCTGATCGTGCTGGACGTCTCGCGTGTGATCGGCAACGAGATCCACACGGTCGTCAAGATCGGCGGTGAGCTGTCGAACAACAAAGGCATCAACCGCCAGGGCGGCGGCCTGTCCGCTCCCGCGCTGACCGCCAAGGACATGGAAGACATTCGCACCGCCATGTCGCTCAGCGTCGATTATGTCGCGGTATCGTTCCCGAAGAACGCCACCGACATGGAAATGGCCCGCCAGCTGGCGAACATCGCCGGCGCGCCGTTCGGCATCAAGCCGAAGATGATCGCCAAAATCGAGCGTGCGGAAGCCATTCCGGCGCTGCAAGGGATTCTCGACGCATCAGACGGCATCATGGTGGCGCGCGGCGATCTGGCCGTGGAAGTGGGGAATGCCGCAGTTCCGGCGCTGCAAAAGCGCATGATTCGTATGGCACGCGAATCGAACAAGTTCGTGATCACCGCCACGCAGATGATGGAGTCGATGATCCACGCGCCGGTGCCGACCCGCGCCGAAGTGTCGGACGTCGCGAATGCCGTGCTGGACGGCACGGACGCGGTGATGCTGTCGGCGGAATCGGCGGCGGGCAAGTATCCGGTGCAGACCATCGAGACCATGGCGGCGATCTGTATCGAAGCCGAGAAGTCGGAGCAGTCGGAGCTGGACAAGGATTTCCTCGACCGCACGTTCACGCGGATCGACCAGTCGATCGCCATGGGCGCGCTCTTCACGGCGTTCCATCTGGGCGCGAAGGCGATCGTGGCGTTGACGGAATCCGGTTCGACCGCGCTGTGGATGTCGCGTCACTCGACCCACGTGCCGATCTTCGCGCTCACGCCGCGCGTCGGCAGCGAACGGGCCATGGCGCTGTATCGCAACGTGACGTCGCTGCATCTGGACACCAACACCGACCGCGACACGGCGTTGCAGCAGGCGTTGGAAACCGTGGTGAGCAAGGGTTACGCGTCGCGCGGCGATATGGTGGTGCTGACTGTCGGCGAGCCGATGGGGCAGGCCGGCGGTACGAATACGCTGAAGATCGTACGGGTGGGCGAGCCGTATTGA
- a CDS encoding L-threonylcarbamoyladenylate synthase, with protein sequence MPDQQKPAEGALPVSATQIEHAAALLDAGELVAFPTETVYGLGGDAENPDAVARIYAAKGRPANHPVIVHLAPHGDPNYWVEHLPAEAQRLIDAFWPGPLTLILKRAARIPAAVSGGQDSVGLRCPSHPVAQALLEAFSALRGGHGGVAAPSANRFGHVSPTTAQHVRDEFGNTIHVLDGGASDVGIESTILDLSRGFPALLRPGRVTPQDIAEVLGEAPRLPDGSDATAPRASGTLKAHYAPSTPLALLPFNALETLLAARQADERVALVARASRAGHWADAEGVHFIAAPEDPHVYARELYGLLRALDRANVSRILIEKLPDTIEWIAVNDRLGRAAAAFEAQG encoded by the coding sequence ATGCCGGATCAACAGAAACCTGCCGAAGGCGCATTGCCTGTGAGCGCCACGCAGATCGAACACGCGGCGGCTCTGCTCGACGCGGGGGAGCTGGTCGCTTTTCCGACAGAGACGGTGTACGGCCTCGGCGGCGACGCGGAGAATCCCGACGCGGTCGCGCGGATTTATGCGGCGAAGGGCAGGCCGGCGAATCATCCGGTCATCGTGCATCTCGCGCCGCACGGCGATCCGAACTACTGGGTCGAGCACTTGCCCGCGGAGGCACAGCGGCTCATCGACGCGTTCTGGCCCGGGCCGCTCACGTTGATCCTGAAGCGCGCCGCGCGCATTCCGGCGGCAGTCAGCGGCGGCCAGGATTCGGTGGGGCTGCGCTGTCCGTCGCATCCGGTCGCGCAAGCCTTGCTCGAGGCGTTCAGCGCATTGCGCGGCGGACATGGCGGTGTCGCGGCGCCGTCGGCGAACCGTTTTGGACATGTGAGCCCAACCACGGCGCAACATGTGCGGGACGAGTTCGGCAACACGATTCATGTGCTGGACGGCGGCGCGTCGGACGTCGGTATCGAATCGACCATTCTGGATTTGTCGCGCGGCTTTCCGGCGTTGTTGAGGCCGGGGCGCGTGACGCCGCAAGATATCGCCGAAGTGCTCGGCGAGGCGCCGCGCTTGCCAGACGGCTCGGACGCGACTGCGCCGCGCGCTTCCGGCACGTTGAAGGCGCATTACGCGCCGAGCACGCCGTTGGCGCTATTGCCGTTTAACGCGCTGGAGACTTTGCTTGCCGCGCGGCAAGCGGATGAGCGCGTGGCATTGGTTGCGCGCGCTTCCCGTGCGGGACATTGGGCCGATGCCGAGGGCGTGCATTTCATCGCCGCACCGGAAGATCCGCATGTCTACGCGCGTGAACTATATGGCTTGCTGAGGGCGCTCGACCGCGCGAACGTCTCGCGTATTCTTATCGAGAAGCTGCCGGATACGATCGAGTGGATCGCGGTAAATGACCGGTTGGGGCGGGCGGCCGCTGCGTTCGAAGCGCAGGGATAG